In Sulfurospirillum tamanense, the genomic stretch TTAAGCCCGTGGGCGAGGGCGTGTCCGAAGCAAGGGTAGATCTTGGACCTGGCTATAGGCTTTATTATTTCATCAGGGGAAAGACAATTGTGATTGTGTTGCATGGCGGTTCAAAAGCCCATCAACAAAAAGATATTGACAAAGCCAAGGCACTGGCAAAGGAGTTTAAATAATGAATAAGTTAACTACATTTGATATTTCCGAATACCTCGATAGCCCTGAGTCAATTGCCGAATACCTCTCTCAAGTGCTCGAAGAAGGCGATCAAAACGAACTCTTAAGAGCCGTTGGACATATCGCCAAAGCAAAGGGAATGAGTCAGATTTCCAAGGAGACAGGATT encodes the following:
- a CDS encoding type II toxin-antitoxin system RelE/ParE family toxin; its protein translation is MGEGVSEARVDLGPGYRLYYFIRGKTIVIVLHGGSKAHQQKDIDKAKALAKEFK
- a CDS encoding addiction module antidote protein, which codes for MNKLTTFDISEYLDSPESIAEYLSQVLEEGDQNELLRAVGHIAKAKGMSQISKETGLGRESLYKTFQEGAEPKFSTILKVLKSLGLTLHARTAV